A single window of Drosophila suzukii chromosome 3, CBGP_Dsuzu_IsoJpt1.0, whole genome shotgun sequence DNA harbors:
- the dsx-c73A gene encoding uncharacterized protein dsx-c73A, protein MVRLSAAWSCFLALIALGSAAASSANYPGVIELVGYSNRRARTYFQEPTSRSNPNPQSGLTSAKTRADIETVKRNIRKYDRLLELDTKNLPEQQKDMLARIVERVARLKESLDIEEQQFNQQEATSARISSSTSSTTPQETESQTEAEVERDQDQAFEQSTQPPTGSTEAETDPTLILDETTLLELQNTMNEQAAMSTIMKDLPTTTDVSQQEAEAEAESEATDVAGETTSPNLTTQPEASTTSDESLTDSTDPDDQFVAARSNNNIAAITAADDADGTTTTTANSGSQQRTLTTMGKLKNRATKRPFSHKVTAALKRGGQRPSSVSAAAASAAAASKPSSSTTTSISTTQKQKLATNNLQQKQQQAKPLQKVTPSIGGGSASSPSSSSIPSATTNSAGPALPIEQLYTRTPQANIPLAAAAAAAAASSSAAAAAAGSPGSPGAGATPTTYSSQQESMVYDAHVNASALIDSLNTNAREEYYQQKLGAVNKDNKKTATAKPTKYHYYPHNQHIYLLPECAIQQVCNAVYVRLNYTQPLCACPSRYRDPCSASLNEDDQHTTKLVGDNKKKAITLAKTCEATTEMRECRSPKDWSLLALQNTRTGKSHYLVICRCPDHFKMEGPMAHDQPTYASVPGIRVFGMMCVKPGYSVRKPSNQPPKRYQLQKPFYRPSVGTTLSGGQKDSYGRPIYGGGISAGSSAISSNYQPQDQSFQSGGSSSYQYLNRPESSGSHSSANFRPDQFSINNFPGSNYGRNNERRGDLPPIEAISSGSGTGGNEEQPGSSTPAAEEEARTTLQAEQEAEPAAAAVPVTAELTTTAEEAVPESRARRSLPETDDYEPEFPWDRVLEFQQSIIWD, encoded by the exons ATGGTGCGGTTAAGTGCAGCCTGGAGCTGCTTTTTGGCCTTGATTGCTTTGGGATCTGCTGCTGCCTCATCGGCGAACTATCCGGGTGTCATCGAACTGGTGGGCTATAGCAATCGCCGGGCACGCACCTACTTCCAGGAGCCAACCAGCCGCTCTAATCCCAATCCGCAATCCGGTTTGACCTCGGCCAAAACCCGGGCGGACATTGAGACCGTTAAGAGGAACATAAGGAAATACGATCGTTTGCTGGAGTTGGATACGAAAAATCTGCCAGAGCAGCAGAAGGATATGCTGGCCAGGATTGTGGAGCGTGTGGCCAGACTCAAAGAATCCCTGGACATTGAAGAGCAGCAGTTTAATCAGCAGGAAGCTACTTCTGCCAGGATCAGCAGCAGTACATCCAGTACCACACCGCAGGAAACGGAATCGCAAACGGAAGCGGAAGTGGAGAGGGATCAGGATCAGGCCTTCGAGCAGAGCACACAACCACCCACTGGATCCACCGAAGCCGAAACAGATCCCACATTGATCCTGGACGAGACCACGCTGCTGGAACTGCAGAATACGATGAACGAGCAGGCTGCCATGAGCACCATCATGAAGGATCTGCCAACTACCACGGATGTGAGTCAGCAGGAAGCGGAAGCTGAAGCGGAATCGGAGGCCACCGATGTGGCTGGTGAAACCACTTCACCCAATCTGACCACTCAGCCAGAGGCTTCGACCACCAGTGATGAGTCCCTCACCGATTCCACCGATCCCGATGATCAGTTCGTGGCCGCCAGATCAAATAACAATATAGCGGCCATAACGGCGGCAGATGATGCCGATGGCACCACCACAACCACCGCGAATTCGGGCAGCCAGCAGCGCACCTTGACCACCATGGGAAAACTGAAGAATCGGGCCACGAAGCGACCCTTCTCCCACAAGGTCACCGCCGCCCTGAAACGAGGAGGTCAGCGTCCAAGTAGCGTGAGTGCAGCGGCTGCAAGTGCCGCAGCTGCCTCGAAACCAAGTAGCAGCACCACCACTAGTATTAGCACCACCCAAAAGCAGAAGTTAGCCACCAATAATCTtcagcagaagcagcagcaagCGAAGCCCTTGCAAAAGGTGACACCCTCGATTGGTGGAGGTAGTGCATCCAGTCCGTCATCCTCGTCGATTCCCTCGGCTACCACGAATTCGGCTGGTCCTGCCTTGCCCATCGAGCAGTTGTACACCCGTACTCCTCAGGCCAATATTCCACTGGCAGCAGcggcagccgcagcagctgcATCCTCAtccgcagcagcagctgcagcaggaTCTCCAGGATCCCCGGGAGCGGGAGCTACCCCGACCACCTACAGCAGCCAACAGGAAAGCATGGTCTACGATGCACATGTCAATGCATCGGCCCTAATCGACAGCCTCAACACAAACGCTCGCGAGGAGTACTACCAACAGAAACTGGGAGCGGTCAACAAGGATAATAAG AAAACAGCGACAGCGAAACCGACGAAATATCATTATTATCCGCACAATCAGCACATCTATCTGCTGCCCGAGTGTGCCATTCAGCAGGTCTGTAATGCCGTCTACGTGAGACTCAATTACACCCAACCACTGTGCGCCTGTCCATCAAG ATATCGTGATCCCTGCTCGGCCAGCCTGAATGAAGATGATCAGCATACCACAAAATTGGTTGGCGATAATAAGAAGAAG GCCATCACGTTGGCCAAAACCTGCGAGGCCACCACCGAGATGCGCGAGTGCCGCTCACCCAAGGATTGGTCCCTTCTGGCGCTCCAAAACACACGAACCGGAAAGTCGCACTACCTGGTCATCTGTCGCTGTCCCGATCACTTCAAGATGG AGGGTCCCATGGCCCATGACCAGCCCACCTATGCCAGCGTTCCCGGAATCCGAGTGTTTGGCATGATGTGTGTAAAGCCGGGTTACTCGGTGCGCAAGCCCAGCAACCAGCCGCCAAAGAGGTACCAGCTGCAGAAGCCCTTCTATCGCCCGTCGGTGGGCACCACTCTGAGTGGTGGTCAGAAGGATAGCTACGGCAGGCCCATCTACGGCGGAGGCATCTCCGCGGGCAGCTCGGCCATCAGTTCCAATTACCAGCCGCAGGATCAGAGCTTCCAGAGCGGAGGAAGCAGCTCGTATCAGTACCTCAACCGACCGGAGAGCAGTGGTAGCCACAGCTCCGCCAACTTCCGACCCGATCAGTTCTCGATCAACAATTTCCCGGGCAGCAACTATGGACGCAACAATGAGAGACGTGGTGATTTGCCGCCCATCGAGGCTATTTCGAGTGGATCGGGAACCGGGGGAAACGAGGAGCAGCCGGGCAGCAGTACTCCGGCGGCTGAGGAGGAGGCCAGGACCACTCTGCAGGCGGAACAGGAGGCGGAACCGGCGGCTGCAGCGGTTCCCGTGACGGCGGAACTGACCACCACGGCGGAGGAGGCCGTACCCGAAAGTCGTGCCCGGCGATCCCTACCCGAAACGGACGACTATGAGCCGGAATTCCCGTGGGATCGAGTCCTCGAGTTCCAGCAGAGCATCATTTGGGACTAA
- the TyrRS gene encoding tyrosine--tRNA ligase, cytoplasmic: MVGITPEEKKTLITRNLQETLGDDKLTKILAERDLKIYWGTATTGKPHVAYFVPMSKIADFLKAGCEVTILFADLHAYLDNMKAPWSLLELRTQYYEQVIKAMLSSIGVPLEKLKFVKGSDYQLSKEYTLDVYKLSSVVTQHDAKKAGAEVVKQVEYPLLSGLLYPGLQALDEEYLKVDAQFGGVDQRKIFTFSEKYLPQLGYEKRIHFMNPMVPGLAGGKMSSSEEDSKIDLLDSPANVKKKLKKAFCEPGNIADNGLLSFVKHVLFSLFKEGEGFEVNREAEHGGDAIFLKYEDLEKYYAEDKLHPGDLKATVEKYINRLLDPIRKAFEKPELQKLSAAAYPPPAKVKAGAAAPAAGADEDAPHRLDIRVGKVVDVARHPDADTLYVLKIDLAEEQPRTIISGLVKFVTQEELEQRLVAVLCNLKPSKMRGILSEGMVLCTSNADHTVVEPIVLPATATPGSRLSFEGFSGTPDEQLNPKKKVWEKLSADFKTNSDGLAVWKDNFLLTPEGEKLSSKLANCSIK, translated from the exons ATGGTCGGAATAACGCCCGAAGAGAAGAAAACGCTCATTACGCGCAATCTGCAGGAGACCCTCGGCGATGACAAGCTGACCAAGATCCTGGCGGAGCGGGATCTGAAGATCTACTGGGGAACGGCGACGACGGGCAAGCCACATGTCGCCTACTTTGTGCCCATGTCGAAGATTGCCGATTTCCTGAAGGCAGGATGCGAGGTGACGATCCTGTTTGCCGACCTCCATGCCTATCTGGACAACATGAAGGCGCCCTGGTCTCTGCTGGAGCTGCGCACTCAGTACTACGAGCAGGTCATCAAGGCCATGCTGAGTTCCATTGGCGTGCCGCTGGAGAAGCTGAAGTTCGTCAAGGGCAGCGACTATCAGTTGTCCAAGGAATACACCCTGGATGTCTACAAACTAAGCTCTGTGGTCACGCAGCACGATGCAAAGAAGGCGGGCGCCGAGGTGGTCAAACAGGTGGAGTACCCCCTGCTCTCTGGCTTGCTGTATCCCGGCCTGCAGGCTCTGGACGAGGAGTACCTTAAGGTGGACGCCCAGTTCGGTGGCGTGGACCAGCGCAAGATCTTCACCTTCTCGGAGAAGTACCTGCCCCAGTTGGGCTACGAGAAGCGCATCCACTTCATGAATCCCATGG tGCCCGGCCTGGCTGGTGGCAAGATGTCCTCGTCCGAGGAAGACTCCAAGATCGACCTTCTGGACTCCCCGGCCAACGTGAAGAAGAAGCTGAAGAAGGCCTTCTGTGAGCCTGGAAACATTGCCGACAATGGTCTGCTGTCCTTCGTCAAACATGTCCTGTTCTCGCTCTTCAAGGAGGGTGAAGGATTCGAGGTCAACCGGGAGGCGGAACACGGTGGCGATGCTATCTTCCTGAAGTACGAAGATCTGGAGAAGTACTATGCAGAGGACAAACTGCATCCGGGTGACCTAAAGGCCACCGTGGAGAAGTACATCAATCGACTGCTGGATCCCATTCGCAAGGCCTTCGAGAAGCCAGAACTGCA AAAACTGAGTGCTGCTGCTTATCCACCACCTGCCAAGGTAAAAGCAGGAGCTGCTGCACCGGCTGCTGGGGCTGACGAAGATGCTCCCCATCGTCTGGATATCCGAGTGGGCAAGGTAGTGGATGTGGCCCGTCATCCGGATGCCGATACCCTTTATGTGCTGAAGATTGACCTGGCTGAGGAGCAGCCCAGAACCATTATTAGTGGCCTGGTGAAGTTCGTCACCCAGGAGGAGCTGGAACAGCGACTGGTGGCGGTTCTTTGCAACCTGAAGCCCTCCAAGATGCGTGGCATTTTGTCCGAGGGAATGGTTTTGTGCACCTCAAA CGCTGATCACACAGTTGTGGAACCGATTGTTTTGCCAGCAACAGCTACTCCCGGCAGCCGCCTCTCCTTCGAGGGATTCAGTGGCACGCCCGACGAGCAGCTCAATCCCAAGAAGAAGGTGTGGGAGAAGCTATCCGCGGACTTCAAGACCAACAGCGACGGATTGGCCGTGTGGAAGGACAACTTCCTGCTGACTCCTGAGGGCGAGAAGCTGTCTAGCAAGCTGGCCAACTGCTCTATTAAATAG
- the GluRS-m gene encoding nondiscriminating glutamyl-tRNA synthetase EARS2, mitochondrial translates to MLKINRRFLMQQCLRHAHNQVRVRFAPSPTGHLHLGGLRTALYNFLYARHLGGKFLLRIEDTDQTRRVPGASERLVEDLLWAGIEIDEGPGFGGQLGPYVQSHRKEIYSKAIEELLLNGTAYRCFCTERRLDLLRKEALRTRQVPRYDNKCRHLTETEIDSLLAKGTPHCIRFKLTDHEEPLEDLIYGKVHHNVSDTEGDPVVMKSDQFPTYHFANVVDDHLMGITHVLRGVEWQISTTKHLLLYKAFGWQAPKFGHLPLLVNADGTKLSKRQGDIGIQHFRERGYFPLSLVNYVVSAGGGFEHKANAKQQLLSMQNLYEQFHIERVNSHPSRLNPELLDDFNRLEMAERLSADESRLKLVKQVQELVKKAYPQHSNLDLAEDHIVDVLNWSSQRLTLLQDLTSSKLSFLWVKPSEFKLKDLKAEQLDNILTLLKAIPDFHKDELNIKLKNFAQQEHIKFPLMMKTLRAALSGLKEGPGVAEMMEILGKSVTLERLKEALPQERVNLEQNQ, encoded by the exons ATGTTGAAGATTAACCGGCGATTCCTGATGCAGCAGTGCTTGCGCCACGCCCACAACCAGGTGCGCGTCCGCTTCGCCCCCAGTCCCACGGGTCACCTGCATTTGGGCGGACTACGCACAGCTCTCTACAATTTTCTGTACGCCCGGCATTTGGGCGGAAAATTTCTGCTCCGGATCGAGGATACGGATCAGACGCGACGTGTACCTGGTGCCAGCGAACGCCTGGTGGAGGATCTGCTCTGGGCGGGCATAGAAATTGACGAGGGACCCGGTTTTGGCGGTCAACTGGGACCCTATGTTCAGAGTCATCGAAAGGAGATTTACAG TAAAGCCATAGAGGAACTCCTCCTGAACGGCACCGCTTACAGATGTTTCTGCACCGAACGCCGTCTGGATTTGTTGCGTAAGGAGGCGCTGAGAACCCGGCAAGTTCCACGCTATGATAACAAGTGCCGTCATCTCACTGAGACGGAAATCGATTCCCTCCTGGCCAAGGGTACGCCCCACTGCATCCGTTTCAAGCTGACAGACCACGAGGAACCACTGGAGGATCTCATTTACGGCAAGGTGCACCACAATGTCAGCGATACCGAGGGTGATCCAGTGGTCATGAAGAGCGATCAGTTCCCCACATATCACTTTGCCAACGTGGTGGACGACCACCTTATGGGCATCACCCATGTCCTGAGGGGAGTGGAATGGCAGATATCCACCACCAAGCATTTGCTGCTCTACAA AGCTTTTGGCTGGCAGGCACCTAAATTCGGTCACCTGCCGCTTCTCGTAAATGCCGATGGCACCAAGCTGAGCAAACGCCAAGGAGACATTGGCATCCAGCACTTCCGGGAACGGGGCTACTTTCCCCTATCCCTTGTTAACTATGTGGTTTCTGCTGGCGGTGGATTCGAGCATAAAGCCAATGCCAAGCAGCAGTTGCTCAGCATGCAGAATCTCTATGAGCAGTTCCACATAGAGCGAGTCAACTCGCATCCCAGTCGCCTTAATCCCGAATTGCTGGATGATTTCAATCGTCTGGAGATGGCAGAACGTTTGTCGGCTGATGAAAGCCGTTTGAAATTGGTCAAACAAGTTCAAGAGCTGGTGAAGAAGGCCTATCCACAGCA TTCCAACTTGGATCTAGCTGAGGACCACATAGTGGATGTGCTGAACTGGTCCTCACAGCGTTTAACACTGCTCCAAGATTTGACCAGCAGCAAATTGAGTTTCCTGTGGGTGAAGCCATCGGAATTTAAACTTAAGGACCTGAAAGCAGAGCAATTGGATAACATACTCACATTACTGAAAGCCATCCCAGACTTCCACAAAGATGAACTCAACATTAAGCTGAAAAACTTTGCTCAACAAGAACACATCAAATTCCCGCTTATGATGAAAACCTTAAGGGCCGCCCTGAGTGGCTTAAAAGAGGGTCCTGGCGTGGCGGAAATGATGGAGATCCTAGGCAAATCGGTAACCCTTGAACGACTCAAAGAAGCTCTGCCCCAGGAAAGAGTCAATTTAGAGCAAAACCAATAA